Proteins encoded within one genomic window of Cyprinus carpio isolate SPL01 chromosome A15, ASM1834038v1, whole genome shotgun sequence:
- the LOC109067144 gene encoding olfactory receptor 6N1-like, giving the protein MQPPLENESIVLVFTLSGLNEMMGKRFVFFSLTALYYPLIVLCNVIIIYTVISHRKLHEPMYVFICNLCINGLFGTAGFYPKFMYDLLSQYHLISYAGCLVQIFVIYSSVLCDISTLTVMAYDRYVAICRPLEYHSVMTNQRILECILFCWLSPFFCMCVLIVLTSRLTLCGSSIEKLYCENWSVVKLSCFSTTVNNVIGYVIIIIYFGHAVLIFCSYIHLIGQCRKSTEGRSKFIQTCVPHLLALLNVSVALLFDVLYTRYGSRSMPQDLRNFMALEFLLVPPMLNPLIYGLNLTKLRKEVMRLFLPC; this is encoded by the exons ATGCAGCCACCACTGGAGAATGAGTCCATTGTCTTAGTATTTACACTCTCTGGACTAAATGAAATGATGGGGaaaagatttgtgtttttttctttgactgCACTGTATTATCCATTAATCGTGTTGTGTAATGTGATCATAATTTACACTGTAATCTCGCATAGGAAGCTTCATGAGccaatgtatgtatttatatgcaaTTTGTGTATAAATGGACTTTTTGGCACAGCTGGATTCTACCCTAAATTCATGTATGATTTATTATCCCAATATCATTTGATTTCTTATGCTGGATGTTTGGTTcagatatttgtcatttattcatctGTTCTGTGTGACATTTCAACATTAACAGTGATGGCATATGACAGATATGTGGCAATATGTAGACCACTGGAGTATCATTCAGTAATGACCAACCAGAGGATTCTTGAATGCATCCTTTTCTGCTGGCTTTCTccatttttttgcatgtgtgttttaattgtattaacaTCAAGGCTAACCTTATGTGGCTCTAGTATTGAAAAGCTATATTGTGAAAACTGGTCAGTTGTTAAACTGTCCTGTTTTTCTACAACAGTAAATAATGTGATTGGGTATgtaatcattattatatattttggacATGCAGTATTGATATTTTGCTCATACATTCACTTGATTGGACAATGCAGAAAATCAACAGAGGGCAGAAGCAAATTCATACAAACATGCGTACCACATCTGCTTGCATTGCTCAATGTGAGTGTTGCATTGCTGTTTGATGTGCTGTACACTCGGTATGGTTCTAGGAGTATGCCACAAGATTTGCGTAATTTCATGGCACTAGAATTTCTACTTGTTCCTCCCATGTTAAATCCCCTTATTTATGGGTTAAATCTGACAAAACTACGGAAGGAAGTaatgagac ttttcctgccttgctaa